The Streptomyces sp. NBC_00162 sequence CGACCCGGCCACGACCGCCCGCCTGATGCACTCACTGCGCGACCCGGAAGCCGCCAAGGCGCCCGAGGACACCCGCCTGGCAGCCCTCTCCGAGCGGGAGCGTGCCGTCCTCGAACTGATCGGGGACGGCCTCACCAACCGCCAGATCGCCAAACAGCTCTACCTCTCCGAGAAGACCGTCAAGAACCACATCTCACGGCTGCTGGGCAAACTGGGAGTCGAACGGCGGGTACAGGCAGCCGTCATCGCCGCGCAGGTCCATGACCACGCGCAGGTCCATGGCCAGGGGCACGATGGTGAGGTGACAACGAAGCACTAGCCATCGGCTGCGTTCACGGCGGTGGTGAGCCGAGCGGCACGCACCATTCAAGACGTGTGCCCGGCTCGCCCGCCCCTCGCGAGGTGACTTCCATGCGACCACCGAGCCTTTCGGCGCGCTCGGCGAGATTGCGCAGTCCGCCGCGTCGGCCGCCGTCGGACAGGCCGACGCCGTTGTCCGTCACGATGACGGTGAGGACGCCGCCCTCCGCGACGATCGAGGCCTCCGCACGCGTGGCCTCGGCGTGCCGGGCGACGTTGGTCAGAGCCTCTCCGAGTACGGCGAGAACCTCGTCGGCGACGGCGGGCGGCACGTCGGTGTCGATCAGCCCCTCCATCCGCAGGGCAGGAGCAAACCCGAGGCCTTCCGCGGCCTGGTCCACGGCCTGGACGGTGCGGGAGCGCAGCTTGGGCGTCCTCCCGGGGACGTCACGGTCGCGCAGCCCGAAGATGGTGGACCGGATGATCTTGATGGTGGCGTCGAGGTCGTCCACGGCTCGCGCGAGGCGTTCGGACGCCTCGGGGTGGTCCACGAACCGCTGGGCGCTCTGGAGGGTCATACCGGTGGCGAAGAGGCGCTGAATGGCCAGGTCGTGGAGGTCGCGGGCGATGCGGTCGTGGTCTTCGAGCATGCTCATCTGCTCGGCGTCGCGACGCCGGTCGGCCAGTTCGAGAGCGAGAGCGGCCTGATTGGCGAATCCCGGCAGGGAAGCGATTTCTGCCGTGGCGAAGACGGCGCGGCCGTGGCGTCGAGCCAGGATCAGAATGCCGCTGAGTCTCTCCTTGGTGCCGACGGTAACGGCTACGGCCGGGCCGAAGCCCGTCCACCGCTCCGGCTGCACGGTGACACGCCGGTCCGTCGACACGTCCGCGACCGTGATCAGGCCGGCCCCGGCCAAGGCGGCGTCAGCCAGGGTGCCGCTGGTGCTCGGCAGGATGATGCCCCGGTGTGCTTCGGCACGATGCCCCAGGGCGATCGAGCCGCGCAGCTCTCCGGCGGTGCCGATGAGGTAGAAGACGCCCATGTCGGCCCGGGTGATGTCCTTGGCCCGCTCCAGCATGCCTGCGAGGACATCGTCCTCGGAGGCGCCGGAGAGGAGGGCGCTGGTGATGTCCGAGCCGGCCTCCAGCCAGCGCTCGCGCAGGCGGACTTCCTCGAAGAGGCGGGCGTTCTCGATGGCGATGCCGGCGGCGACCGCGAGCGTGGACAGGACCGCCTCGTCCTCGGCATCGAACTCGGCTCCGCCGCGCTTTTCGGTGAGGTAGATGTTGCCGAAGACTTCCTCGCGTACACGGATGGGGACGCCGAGGAAGGAGTGCATCGGCGGGTGGTTGGCCGGGAAGCCGTAGGAGGCGGGGTGCTCGGACAGCTCGGACAGTCTCAGGGGTTCCGGGTGCCGGATCAGCTCGCCGAGGATTCCGTGGCCTGAGGGCAGGTCGCCGATCTGCGCACGGAGGTCGTCCGTGATGCCGACGGGCAGGAACTCGGCCAGCTTGCGGTCGTCGCCGATGACGCCGAGGGCGCCGTACTCGGCATCCACCAGGACGACGGCGGCCTCGACGATGCCGCGCAGGACCTGGGGCAGGTCCAGCTCGCGGCCTACCGACATGACGGCCTCGAGCAGGCCGTTCAGCCGGTCGCGGGTGCCCCGGACCTCGTCCATGCGTACCTGGAGCTCGTCGAGCAGCTCGTCCAGCCGCAGCCGTGGCACGCCGCCCTGGGCGGGCCGGCCGTCTGCGCACATGTCACACCTCCGGCCGACAGGAACGGTGGAGGACCGCCTCCTTCACCGTAGTCCCGGCAGGAGCGGAATTCCCTCCCGGCAGGGTGCTACTGCTGCATACGGCGGGTCACGTTCGGCTCGGCGTGGACGCCGTGTCCGGGTACCTACGCCTCCCCGCCGTCACTGTCGTGCGACTGCTGATCGCGGCCTTCATTCCATCGGTACGGTGATCACAGGGCAGTGCGCCCGGTGCAGGAGGCCGTGGACGACGGACCCGAGACGCATGCCGGTGTATCCGCCGCGGCCGCGGCGGCCGACGATGACGGCCAGGGCGTGCTCGGCCGCGCGTGCCAGCTCCTCGACGGGGTGGCCGGTCAGGACCTCGTGCGTGACTTGCACGTCCGGGTACTTGTCCGAAAGACCGGCGGTGGCCTCGGAGAGCAAGGCGCGCTGAGTGCGCAGAGCCACCTCCTCGTCATCCAGCGTGAACACCGGCCGCTGCCACACGCAGACGACCCGAAGAGCGGCCCCGCGCAGATCGGCTTCGTCGAAGGCGAACGCCAGAGCGGCCGTGGCGGACGCGCTGCCGTCGATACCCACGACGACGTACGGCGGCTGCTGGCTGATGTGCTCCGCGTCGCCCACGACGACGACGGGGCAGCGGGCCTGGGCGCTGACGGGGACCACGATGGATCCGGCGCTGAAGAACTCCGCGCTGCGGCTCAGGTGCCGGGAGCCGAGCACGATCAAACGGGCTTCCCCGGCCACGCCGCCCAGGGCGGGGGCGGGGAACCCTTCCAGCAGGTCGCCGGTGACGTTCACCTCGGGGTGCCGGTCGCGCACCCAGTCGCAGATTTGTTCCAGTCTGTCGGCTCCCGCCCGTCGCTGGGCCATCTGACCGGGGGTGTCATCCACCTGGTGAGTGTCGTGCTGGGGCGGCACCGCCAGCACCAGACGCAGGGGGAGCCGACGACGGTGCGCCTCGTCGGCGGCCCAGGCCAGGGACAGGTGCCAGTCCCTGGCCGGATCGATTCCGACGACGATGTCGCGATCCCGGGGCCCGGTCATGACCGGCCCCCGAAGTCGCTGCCGGTCCTGGGGATGAGGAGGACGGGGCAGTGCGCGTGGTGAAGCATGCTGTGCGTGGCCCTGCCCAGGTTGCGGGCGAACCCAAGAGCCCCGGGGACCCGACGGCCGCCCATGACGAGCAGGTCGGCGTGACGGGACGCCTCGACCAGGACGCCGGCCACGGAGACGCTCTTCTCGGCCTCGGCCCGCAGTTCAAGATCGGGGAACTCGTCGCGGACCGCGTCCGTGACGGCCCGCAGGGCCTCTTCGTGCCAGCCTGCGATCTCGTCCACGCCGTCGAGCATGCTCACCACCTCACCGACGGACTGGAGCACGTTCCACACGTGAAGCAGCCGGAGAGAGGCCTTGTGCAGCTCGGCTTCCCGGGCGGCATACCGCGCGACCAGGAGGTCGTGCTCGTCGCGCACCGCTGCGAGGACGGTGCCGGTCGCCTCTGCCCCGTCGACGCCTCGCACGACGATGACGGGGGTCATGGCGGCAGCCGCGACGTCCAGGCCGACCGAGCCGAGCATGAGGGAGTTGAAGCCGCCCAGACCGCGGTTGCCCACCACGACCGTGCCGTGCAGGGCGCCGGCCCGGTGCAGGCTACCGGCGGCGTCCGCGCGGCTGAACTCCGTGCTCACGCGCAGACCGGGGTACTCGTCCGTCACGGCCTTCGCCGTGTCGTCCAAGAGTTGTCGGCCGTTCGCGCGGACCCGTTCGATGGTCTCCGCCGACAGGTACAGGGCCCTGCCGTCGGTGTCGGACCCGTAGACGATGTGCAGGGGCCGGTCGCGGCGTACGGCCTCCCCCGCTGCCCACATGGCGGCAGTGCGGGCCGAATCCGAGCCGTCCACGCCTACGACCACCGTGCTCGTGTCCGGGGTGCGGAATGTGCTTTCCACGGTTCCTCCCAACCGAGAAGCCGATGAGGGACACCACTCACGCTGACACCGGCAGCGCCCCAGGCAGAGGGCCGCCCGGGGCCACGATCGGGACCAAAGGTCCCCCTCGCCCCGGCGCCGCCCCGTTCCCCCGGTGCCGCCTGGCCCTTCCGGCCCCGGGACGGGGCCGTTCGGCCCTCGACCGCCGGCGGGCACCGGCGGATGGTGGGGGCACACCCAACTCAGGCACAAGCCTCGCGTGACACGGCGGAGCAGGAGGGCGTCATGAAGCACATCAAGGTGGCGGATCTGATGACCGACGAAGTCGTCTCCGTGGCCCCGGACACCGCCTTCAAGGATGTCGCCAAGCTCCTCGCCCAGCACGGCGTCTCCGGGCTCCCCGTCCTGGACGACGAGGACCGTGTGGTGGGTGTCGTTTCGCAGACGGACATCCTGGCCCGCGCGGCTCCGGCCCCGCACCCGGCCGAGCAGACCACCCCACCGGCAGGGCCGCCCACGGCCGGAGGCGTCATGTCCACGCCCGCGGTCACCGTCCACGCCGAGGAGACAGCCGCCGACGCTGCCCGGCTGATGACCCGCCGGGGCATCGAGCGGCTGCCCGTCGTGGACGAGGAGGACCGGCTGGTCGGCATCGTCACCCGCAGGGACCTGCTGCGCCTGTTCGTCCGCCCCGACTCCGAGATACGCCGGCGAGTCACCGACGAGGTCCTCACGGAGATACTCGGCGTGCCGACCGGCGACATCGACGTCCACGTGGTGGACGGCTTCGTCACCCTGGACGGCCGCGTAGAACGCCGGAGTCAGCTGCCTGCGCTCCTCAGCCTCGTCGAACGACTCGACGGAGTCGTCGCTGTGGCATCGCACGTCGAGGCCCGGACCGACGACACACTGGCCACTCACGCCGGCCGCGCCCGCCATGCGCAGCCGTGGTGAAGCGGTGTCGACCCGCATGAGAGAGGCTGCAGCCATGAGGCACCACGTGACCGTCGGAGTCGACGGCTCCCCCGAGAGCCGGGCAGCCGCGCGCTGGGCCGCACAGGAAGCTGTTCTGAGGCAAGTACCCATGCTGCCGCTCCGGTGGCCGTCGTCGCCCACGAGGAGAAGGGAGCAGAGGCCATGAAACACCTTCGAACGTGACCCGCCCGGCCGTGACCGTGACGAAGGACGCCTCCATCCGTACCCGGCGTGGTGGACGTGAAGGCGGACTTCACCGTCCCCGTATACGCATGAGGAGTTCATCGACGACGACGGGCACCCGGTCGGTGTCGTCTCCGAAGCCGACCAGCTCCGTCGGCGGACCACCTCACCGGTCGTGGTCGTGGCCACGACCGAGGCCGCACAGACAGGAACAGTCCCGTGACCGCAACAATCATCGCCCCCGACACCGTCGCCGAGCTGGTCGGCGACGCCGTCACCGCCCCGTCCATGCACAACGCGCAACCGTGGAAGTTCGTGTTCAGCCCTGATGGCAATGTCATCGAGCTGCACGGCGACCTGGACCGTGCCATGACACGAACCGATCCGAATCACCGG is a genomic window containing:
- a CDS encoding universal stress protein translates to MRHHVTVGVDGSPESRAAARWAAQEAVLRQVPMLPLRWPSSPTRRREQRP
- a CDS encoding universal stress protein, giving the protein MESTFRTPDTSTVVVGVDGSDSARTAAMWAAGEAVRRDRPLHIVYGSDTDGRALYLSAETIERVRANGRQLLDDTAKAVTDEYPGLRVSTEFSRADAAGSLHRAGALHGTVVVGNRGLGGFNSLMLGSVGLDVAAAAMTPVIVVRGVDGAEATGTVLAAVRDEHDLLVARYAAREAELHKASLRLLHVWNVLQSVGEVVSMLDGVDEIAGWHEEALRAVTDAVRDEFPDLELRAEAEKSVSVAGVLVEASRHADLLVMGGRRVPGALGFARNLGRATHSMLHHAHCPVLLIPRTGSDFGGRS
- a CDS encoding GAF domain-containing protein, translating into MCADGRPAQGGVPRLRLDELLDELQVRMDEVRGTRDRLNGLLEAVMSVGRELDLPQVLRGIVEAAVVLVDAEYGALGVIGDDRKLAEFLPVGITDDLRAQIGDLPSGHGILGELIRHPEPLRLSELSEHPASYGFPANHPPMHSFLGVPIRVREEVFGNIYLTEKRGGAEFDAEDEAVLSTLAVAAGIAIENARLFEEVRLRERWLEAGSDITSALLSGASEDDVLAGMLERAKDITRADMGVFYLIGTAGELRGSIALGHRAEAHRGIILPSTSGTLADAALAGAGLITVADVSTDRRVTVQPERWTGFGPAVAVTVGTKERLSGILILARRHGRAVFATAEIASLPGFANQAALALELADRRRDAEQMSMLEDHDRIARDLHDLAIQRLFATGMTLQSAQRFVDHPEASERLARAVDDLDATIKIIRSTIFGLRDRDVPGRTPKLRSRTVQAVDQAAEGLGFAPALRMEGLIDTDVPPAVADEVLAVLGEALTNVARHAEATRAEASIVAEGGVLTVIVTDNGVGLSDGGRRGGLRNLAERAERLGGRMEVTSRGAGEPGTRLEWCVPLGSPPP
- a CDS encoding CBS domain-containing protein, producing MKHIKVADLMTDEVVSVAPDTAFKDVAKLLAQHGVSGLPVLDDEDRVVGVVSQTDILARAAPAPHPAEQTTPPAGPPTAGGVMSTPAVTVHAEETAADAARLMTRRGIERLPVVDEEDRLVGIVTRRDLLRLFVRPDSEIRRRVTDEVLTEILGVPTGDIDVHVVDGFVTLDGRVERRSQLPALLSLVERLDGVVAVASHVEARTDDTLATHAGRARHAQPW
- a CDS encoding universal stress protein, which gives rise to MTGPRDRDIVVGIDPARDWHLSLAWAADEAHRRRLPLRLVLAVPPQHDTHQVDDTPGQMAQRRAGADRLEQICDWVRDRHPEVNVTGDLLEGFPAPALGGVAGEARLIVLGSRHLSRSAEFFSAGSIVVPVSAQARCPVVVVGDAEHISQQPPYVVVGIDGSASATAALAFAFDEADLRGAALRVVCVWQRPVFTLDDEEVALRTQRALLSEATAGLSDKYPDVQVTHEVLTGHPVEELARAAEHALAVIVGRRGRGGYTGMRLGSVVHGLLHRAHCPVITVPME